GCGATCACCGGGATGAACATCATCATGCTGCCGACGGTGCTGGCGGTCGCGAGCCACGCCGGGATCGGCCCGCCGATCAGGTGGTGCATGCCGGCCCACGAGTAGAACAGGGCAAGCGCCCAGAACCCGATGATGCTCAGGTAGTAGCTGTGGACCGGGCGCCCGATGATCTTCGGGATCAGGTAGTACGCGGTCCCCACCGCGACCGGGGTGAACCACAGCCCGAGCACGTTGTGCCCGAACCACCAGTTCACGATCGGCTGGACCACGCCGGCGACGGGCACCCAGAAGATGATGAACTGCGCGACGAGGTAGAGCCACGGGAACCAGAACACCGCCCCGAGGATGTACCACTGCGTGACGTACACGTGCAGTTCGCGGCGCCGGCGGAACGTGGCCACCGTCCACGCCGAGACGAGGCCGAGGGCGGCCACGAAGAACGGCGGGGCGTAGGGCGGGGCGTCGAGCCACTCCACCGACTGGCCGTCGCCGAACAGGATGCCGAACACCGCGAAGAACACGCCCACGTTCCAGAGCGCGCCGGCCAAGTACAGCATCTTCGGGTAGATCAGTTCCGCGCGCGACAGCCGGCACATGAGCCACAGGCACGCGGTCACCGACGCGAGCGACGCCCAGCCGATGCCCACGGACTGGAGGTGGGCCATCCGCGCGCGGCCGAACGTGAGTTCCGCGGTACCCGTCAAGAAGTACGGGCTGTGGAGCTTGATCGAGGCGATGAGCGCGAGCATCGAGCCGATAACCAGCCAGAGCACCGCACTCGAAGCGAAGAAGAGCACCGGTCCGCGGCACGACGCATCGATCGCGGCGCGCTCCGCCGCCGATTTCGCGCGATCGTATTGACGGGGGTCGGGTGCTGCGATCACGGCCATGTCGAATCGGTCTCCGGGCGCGGGCGCGCCGAAGGGGGAAAGTTCGTTACGGGCGGCTCCGGCCCGCTCTAGCGCTCGATCGGCGTTCCGGGGAACGAATCGGTCGCTTCGCCAATGGGTTCGTCCGGCCCGAAGATCGACTGCGAGCCTTGTTGGAAGTTATCAAACTGGCCGTCGCGGAAGGCCCAACTGAGAGCGATCGCGGCGGCCCCGCCGAACATCACGATCGACCCGATCACGGTCGCGAAGAGCGCGATATCGGCCGCACTCACGGTCGCCCCGGGCGTGGCAACGTCGTGGGCCGCGAACAGGGCGGCAATCGCACTCATGGTTCTTACCCCTTCCCGTCTTTCTTCGGCTCGTCCTT
This region of Gemmata massiliana genomic DNA includes:
- a CDS encoding cbb3-type cytochrome c oxidase subunit I, which codes for MAVIAAPDPRQYDRAKSAAERAAIDASCRGPVLFFASSAVLWLVIGSMLALIASIKLHSPYFLTGTAELTFGRARMAHLQSVGIGWASLASVTACLWLMCRLSRAELIYPKMLYLAGALWNVGVFFAVFGILFGDGQSVEWLDAPPYAPPFFVAALGLVSAWTVATFRRRRELHVYVTQWYILGAVFWFPWLYLVAQFIIFWVPVAGVVQPIVNWWFGHNVLGLWFTPVAVGTAYYLIPKIIGRPVHSYYLSIIGFWALALFYSWAGMHHLIGGPIPAWLATASTVGSMMMFIPVIAVAINHHMTMLGHFHRLRYSPALRFTVFGSIAYTMASFQGSLMALKGVSETAHFTHYIVAHAHLGAYAFVTMIFFGLFYYMVPRLTGREWASSTLIRIHFWGTAVGITTYFVALSIGGWWQGRMLNNPDVPFAKIVLYLQPHLFARSIAGVLLTTGHIAFAISFVMNLSGWGKQRSGGPTFFVEPATRKA